One uncultured Draconibacterium sp. genomic window, TGGAGTACAAGCTTTAACAGAAAGCGATGTTTCCAACATTGAAAATGGAATAAGCAACTATTTACTGGCCGATATTGGGCTATCGCTTTATCCTCGAATATACGTTAGTATATGGGAGTTAGACTCTTATTATAGAACCGGGAATGCAAACCATAGGTCGCTGGCACAACGAATTGAATATAGCAAGGCAGCGTTTTCAATTATTCAGGATAACTTTTGGTTAGGAGTTGGAACAGGCAACTGGAAAAAGGCGTATCGCGATTTTTATGTAAGCAGTAACTCGCAAATGGCGCCGGAACGTTATGGAAATGTGCACAATCAATATCTGAATTATATGGTTAAATTCGGATTAATTGGTTTACTATTAGTACTGTTTTTTATTTTCTATCCGGTACTTAAATCCAAAGAGTACCGAAATAAATTGTTTCTTTTATTTCTGGTAATTATGTTTATCGGAAACTTTGGTGATGCAAATTTTGAAACACACACCGGTTCAAACTTTTTTGTGTTTTTCTATTGTTTGTTTCTTACTCCAAAATCAACGTAAAAGTTTTTCCCAGTCGTGAATGATTTTCTGTAACGAAAATTTGTGAATGACACTTTGCCGGGCAGTAGCACCCATTTCCATGCGTATTTCAGGATTTTGAATCAGAAACAGGATTTTCTCTGCAAAAGAGTTGATGTCAGGGAAATCAATCAAAAAACCATTCTCCCCCGAAGTAATTATTTCAGGATTGCTGGTGAGGTTAAAAGCTACCGGAACAATTTGTTCGGCCATTGCTTCCACCATTGCGTTGCCGAAACCTTCCCATAACGACGGAAAAACAAAAATGTCAATTGCACTTAAAAAACTTTTTACATCCGACTGAAAGCCAACCAACTTAATAAATTCCCCCAGCCTATTTTTTGATATAAGTGTATTTAATTCTTGTTCGAGCGGCCCACTTCCAGCAATAATTAGCTTAAACTGGATATTTTTTGCGCGCAGTATGTTAGCCAAATCAATCAGATATTTTTGCCCTTTTTGTTCTTCCAACCTTCCAACGTTGCCCAATATAATTTCATCATCCGTTTTAAACGATGTGTTTTTTACTGGTCTGCTATCCCATTCCTCGAAGTTTATCCCGCGATAAATCATGTGAACATTGTTTTCATTTAGCAGAGGTCGAAGCCTGGTGAGGAACGTATTTCGTGTGTTTTTTGAGTTCGGGACAATATGCGTAATAATTTTAGTAAACAAATAGCGGTTGGTGAGACTGTTTTTTACAGGAACAGCCAATCCCCGCATGTAAACAATATTTTTAACTCCGGCTTGTTTTGCCGCCGGTCCGCCTGTTTTTATGTCGTTAGGAGCATTTAAGAACAAGGTATCGATATGTTGTTGCTTAAAAAATGTTTTTAATATTCGGCGCTTTTGGGGACTGATAAAGGAAAGATTGCCAACTTTTAAATCGAAATACTGGAGTTTATTTTCCCGGGCCTTTTTTTCAAGTACTGAATCTGAAGAACATACAAGCCAAACATTGTAACCTGCATTTTTGAAATTTATGGCATATTCAAGATGGGCTTTTTCACCGCCACCCCAAAACTGTGTTGAATTAAAAAAACAAACGTTCTTCATTTTTTCTGTATTTCTGTAAAAGTAATACTTTGCCTGTTTTTTTGTTATTTTGTTTCCAGAATTCAGAAAATATGAAACAACGAATCACATTTATCGGTGCAGGAAACCTGGCGACTCATCTTGCGCTTGAATTAAAAAATGCAGGTTACGAGATTTTGCAGGTGTACAGTCGTACCATTGAATCGGCAAAAATGCTGGCCGGTAAATTAGATGCCGAAGCCATTCAAACTACCAAGCTAATTTCACCCAATGCAGATATTTTTATTGTTGCCTTAAAAGATTCGGCGCTTGACGATGTTTTGTCCGGAATCGATTTTCAGAACAGTATCGTATTACATTGTTCAGGTAGTTTGCCACTCTCGGTATTACACAAGTATTCAAACAATACGGGTGTACTTTATCCTTTGCAGACTTTCTCAAAAGGCCGAAAAGTTGATTTTCGGAAAATACCGGTTTTTGTGGAAGCGAGTAATAATAAAACAGAAGATTTGCTATTTGAATTAGCTAAAAATATTTCGCCAAACGTATTGTTATATAATTCTGAAAAGCGCAAAAGTTTACACATCGCAGCTGTTTTTGCCTGCAACTTTGTAAATCACTTTTACACGCTGGCTGACGATTTTCTTCAACAAAAGGAGATCCCATTTGAAGTGTTGCGGCCTTTAATTGAAGAAACGGCGCAGAAAGTACAGGAGATAAGCCCGGCAAGAGCACAGACAGGTCCTGCAGTTCGGTTTGACGAAAATATCATTAACGATCATTTACATCAATTAAATAATTTTCCGGAGCATCAGAAATTGTACAAGTCAATTTCAAAAAGTATTTTTGAGCATCATCAAGAAAAAAATAAGTAATGCCATTTTTTAAAGAAGAATTAAAAGAAGTAAAAGCCTTTGTTTTTGATGTCGACGGTGTTTTATCGAAAGATACTTCACCATTAAACGAAGACGGCGATCCGGTTCGTACGGCAAATGTAAAAGATGGTTTTGCCATTAGAAGTGCTATAAAAGCTGGTTATCCGGTTGCAATAATTACCGGCGGATTTATAGAACGTGTTCGCCTGAGATACGAAAAATTAGGGGTTGAACATTTTTACGATAAAGCCAGAAATAAAGTAGAATGTTTAAACGACTTTTTGTCGAAGACAGGAATTGATGCAAAAAATGTACTGTTTATGGGCGACGATTTGGTTGATTTTAGAGTGATGCATGAAGTTGGATTACCCACTTGTCCCAAAGATGCTGTTCATGAGATTAAGGAAATTTCGAAATACATTTCTGACAAAAACGGTGGCGAAGGCTGTGTACGCGATGTAATCGAACAGGCTCTTAAATCGCAACACAAGTGGTTTACAGAAGAAATGCTTCATTCAAGAGCTTTTTAATATGAATTGGTTTCCGCAATATAATTTTATCCTGGCATCAAAATCTCCTCGTCGGCAACAACTTTTAAAATCATTAAATATTGATTTTGATGTTATTACGAAAGAAGTTGACGAGATTTATCCCGAAGGTCTTCAACGAGAAGAAATTCCCGTATTTTTAGCTGAGCTAAAATCGAAACCTTTTATTCCCGAATTGTCTGATGAAGATTTACTGATTACGGCCGATACTGTAGTTTGTTTAGGTAACTCTGTTTTGGGTAAACCGCGTGATTACGACGAAGCATTCGCAATGCTTGAAAACTTGAGTGGAAAAGAACACCAGGTTATAACCGGAGTATGTATCTCATCAAATAAAAAAATGAATTCGTTTTATTCGCTTTCCAATGTTCGCTTTAAAAAACTGTTACGCCCCGAAATAGAATATTATATAACCGAGTTTAAACCCTACGATAAAGCAGGAGCATACGGTATTCAGGAGTGGATAGGTACCATTGGAATTACACATATTGAGGGTTCTTTTTACAATGTAATGGGCCTGCCAATTCAAAAGTTGTACGAAGAAATTCAAAAATTTTAATTCCCTTTAAAAAAGGTTTCATTATTTAATGTGTTATTAAACAATACATTAAAAGGTTTTTTTTGGTTAACATATTTCGCATATAATTCGTAAATTGAATAGAAACTTAATTAAATTCAATAATATGAATTATCAGGTAAAGCTATTCATTTTACTTTTTCTTGCCAGTTTATTTGTGGGTGGATGTGCTCAAAAAGATCAACCTGTAGAGGTAGGCTTTTTAATTCATTCATTTGATAGAGAAAGGTGGGAAAACGATCGAAATTATTTCGTTGAAAGTGTTAAGGAACTTGGTGGTACGGTAACCGTAATGGATGCAGAGAACGATGCAGACAAACAACTGGAACAAGCAAAAGAATTACTTGCGAAAGGAGTTGATGTATTAGTTGTAGTACCAGTCGATCAGTTTGCTGCAGCTGCAATTGCAGAAGAAGCTCACAATAAAGATGTAAAGGTAATTTCATATGACCGTTTGATAAAAAATTGCAAACTGGATTATTATGTATCAACTGATAATGTTGAGATTGGAGCTTTGCAGGCAAATTATTTAACCACAATTAAACCTACCGGAAATTACGCTATAATTGGTGGAGCATTACGCGATAACAACAGTCAGCTACTTTATTTAGGGCAGAGGAATGTGCTTCAACCACTGGTTGAAAAGGGTGATATTAATATTATTTATAACGAATTTACGAAATCCTGGGATGAAGACGAAGGCTACGAACACACCAAAAAACTTTTGAGTGGAGGTGAAAAGGTTGATGCAATTTTGGCAGGAAATGACGAATTAGCAATGGGAGTGATTAGAGCCTTGGAAGAAGCCGGAGTGGAGGGTGTTTTGGTTGCCGGAATGGATGCAGATTTGCGTAATCTTCAGGAAATTGTGGCCGGACATCAAACTTGTACCGTGTACAAACCATATGAAAAAATGGCATCAACAGCGGCCGACCTTGCTATGAAGTTGGGGCGATGTGAAGAGTGCGAAAAAACATATCAGACAGTTAGTAATGGTAAAATGTTAGTACCAACTGTATTTCATACCGGTATGATTGTAAATCGTGAAAATTTGAAACTTACAGTTATCTCTGAAGGTTATCAGAGAGAAGAGGAGGTTTATAGGTAGATTAGTTTAAGGTATTTTTAGAAGGGATTTTCGACGAAAGTCCCTTTTTTTTGCCCAAAAATGTTTCGGAACTTTCTTTTTAAGTCAATCTTTCAAAGTCAATTGCATCTTACACTTGACCATTAACTACTTTTTTATACTTTTGCGGAGTTTTATTTAGAACAGGTCTTAATAATTGAAGAAGCATAAAGTAAAAGAAGTCAGGAATTTAACCAGTTCGACCTTTGTTGTTAGGTTGGAGCGAAACGGAATGGTATTTCAAACCGGACAGTTTGTTCTTGTTGGAACAAAAGGGGCTGTTGAAAGGCGCGAATATTCCATTTACAGTGGCGAAAACGACGATTTTCTGGAAGTGCTGGTGCGTGAAGTGGAAGGTGGAAAGGTATCTGCAAAACTGAAAAAGCTGAAAGCAGAAGATACGCTTGATGTGGATGGCCCTTTCGGATTTTTTAAATTCGATCCGGAAACATTTCAAAATCAGAAGTTTCTATTTATAGCCACCGGAACCGGAATTAGTCCGTTCCATGGTTTTGTAAAAACCTATCCTGAACTGAATTACCAATTGATACATGGTGTACGTTTTGCCGAAGAAGCCTACGATCATGCTGACTTTGATGAAAAAAGAATTGTTTTGTGTACTTCCGGAGATAAGCAGGGAGGTTTTAAGGGAAGGCTTACTGCATTTATACAGGAACAGGAAATTGACAATGAAACCAACTGTTTTTTGTGTGGTAACAGTGAAATGATTTATGAAGTGTTTGATATTTTAACTGCGAAGGGAGTTTCAACGTCAAACATTTATTCAGAAGTATATTTTTAAATAAAATGTGGGCAGGTACGAGAGTAATATCTGTTCAGTTTAAATGAATTATTTTTAGGATTTAGAGATTTGAAGTTTAAGTCTTCCGACTTCCGACTTCAGTCTTCCAACTTTTTTGGGTATGAAATATCACGTAATAACCTTAGGGTGTCAAATGAATTTATCGGATAGTGAACGAGTAATTTCTGTGCTTGATGAAGCCGGGTACGAGTGGACCGATAATGAGGATGAAGCAGGATTAATTGGGATTTTGGCATGTTCGGTACGTCAAAAGGCTATCGATAAAGTGTATTCACGCATTCATAAATGGAACAAGTGGAAAAACAATAAAAACCTGATCACTTTTATTTCGGGATGTATGCTTCCCGACGATCATGAGAAATTTTTGAAGTTGTTCGACATTACTTTTCAAATGAAAGATTTGCCGACACTTCCTGAATTAATCAGTCAGTACGGTATTACTACGCCAACACACCTTAAAAGTGGAATTGATCCGCACAACGAAAATATAGAGGAGTTTTGGAATGTTGCTCCCAATTATCAATCCGATTTTGAAGCGTTTATTCCAATCCAAAATGGATGCGATAAGTTTTGTACATATTGTGCTGTTCCATACACACGTGGTCGTGAGGTTTCGCGCCCGTCGAAAGATATTTTGGCCGAAGTAGCATTGTTGGTGGCACAGGGATTTAAATCGATTACTTTACTTGGTCAAAACGTAAATTCGTACGGTCTGGATAAAAAAGGAGAAGAGATTACTTTTCCACAGTTATTGCGCGAAATTGGCGAGTTGGGTAACCGAATGAAAAAGGAATTCTGGTTGTATTTTACTTCGCCGCATCCGCGCGATATGACCGATGAAGTTATTGAGGTAATTGCCCAGTATCCTGTTTTGGGAAAACAAATTCATTTGCCCATGCAAAGCGGCGACGATAAAGTGTTAATGCGAATGAACCGCAAGCACAACATGGAAAAATACCGTCACATTGTACAAACCATTCGAACACTAATTCCCGAAGCCACTTTATTTACTGATGTAATTGTTGGTTTTACCGGCGAAACCGAAGAACAATTTGCTAATACGCAAAAGGCATTTCACGAGTTTAAGTTTAACATGTCGTACACTGCCATTTATTCTCCACGTCCGGGAGCAACCAGTCACCGTTGGGTCGACGATATTCCGCAAGATGAAAAGAAACGCAGGTTGCATGCCCTAACCGAAGACTTGCGTGAACACAGTCTTCCATACAACCAGGCATTAATCGGAAAAACGATGCGTGTTTTGGTGCGCGGAACAGATCGAAAAGAAGGACATTTATCGTCGCATACCGAAGGAAAACTAATTGTACGTTTTGCTTCAACCGATGAAAGTTTGGTGGGGCAGTTTGTTGATTTAAAAATAACCGCAGCAACCGATTTCTCAATGGAAGGCGAGTTAGTTACAGTAAAAACTGTAAGTTTAACTTAGCTAAGCAAGAATATTTTCAAGGCCCGAATCGCGGATAAACAAACAAGTTGTTTGCGATTCGTTTACCATTCTTTCCATAAAACTGAAATCGGGATTTGGGACCAGCCCAAAAATATTTAAATCGGCAGATGGAGCGTTTGCAACAAATTCATTAAATAGCCCTATATGTATTGTTATTTCTGTTTTGGGCAACCTCGCCTGATCTACTAAATCCGCCATAAACTTATGCGCTTGTTTTTCTTGTTCTTCGTTATCCACAACAGTTACAAGATGTATTTTGGCTCCCCAGTTTTTCTTTAGTTTATAAGCAACCAAAATTGAAAGATCAAGGTTTCCTATATCCCATGATATTTTCCACTCGGGAGCCCGGTTTCTTATCCAAATATTGATAACCTGTCGTTGTCCCAAGCCTGATTTTGGGTGTTGAGAGTAAATCAAAACTCCCAATTCAAGCCGGGCAGTTTCTTCAATAATTTCTTTAAATTCAATGCTGTATGCATCTCTGTCAATTAAATTTAGAAAAACAATATTTGGTTTGAAAAAAGAACCGCGATAAGCCTGGTTGGCAAAATTTACGCCTTCAGCAAAATTTTCAGTGCGAATAACTGCCCATGATGAAAATACACCACTTCTTTGAAAGGCCTGAGAAAGTTCATTAACTTGTGTCGCTAGTTTGTCTCCATTTTCTTTTCCTCCAATACCCAGAAGTTTAATTGATCCTTTAGGGTATGCTACATTTTTCAGAAATGAGAATACCCCTTTAATGGATTTTGCATCGCTTACCGGTATTAAAAGATTTGGTTTCCAGGCACGCTCTTGCCGATGCGTAATTTGTGAGGTATGTTTGGCGGCCCACTCGGCAAACGAAACAAACAATCCACTTCGAACATCTTCAAATGGGGTAATTAATTTTCGTTGCGAAAGGATACCGTATACCAGAATAACCACTGCAACCGAAATTAAACTAATTGTTGGATTAATTATAAACATGGCCAGAACTGAAGAAAGCAAACCTATCCAGGGAATCCATTTTGGGACAGGGAACAGGGGCCGAAAACTAATTAATCCAAGATTCTGCTCGATAATTACCACAACGTTTAGCATCGCATAAGTAATTAGAAAAAACATGGTTACAAGTGGTGCAATGGCGTTGAGGTCGCGCAAAAGCATACTTATAAAAACCATTCCTCCGGTTACAAGCATCGCATTTCGTGGCTGCCCCGATTTGTCGGTATGCCCTAACCAGTTACTAGCCGGTAAAACACCATGTTGCCCCATGGCATATAGTATCCGCGACGAACCAACCATTGACGCTAAGGCAGAAGAAAAAGTGGCTCCGAGTACTCCTGCAATTACCAGCGGAGGGAAGAATGATTTATCAATAATAACATTGTAATTTTTTAGTAATTCATCGGTAGTTGCCGAGCGGGCAATCCAGTAAGCAAGTCCCATATACACTAAAAAACTTACTCCAATTGCCCATAATGTACCAATAGGAATACTTTTCCCAGGATCTTTTAATTCGCCCGACATGTTTGCTCCTGCCATAATTCCGGTGGCGGCCGGAAAAAAGACTGCGAATACGATCCAGAAACTACTTCCGGTAAAATCATTTTCAACCGATCCCTGAAATGTACCCCAGCTAAGCGCATCAACAGTAGTAGTTTGCATTGATCCCGAATAAGCTGCCATTACGATTACGGCCAGAGATAAGAAAATTACAGCCATAATAAAATATTGCGTTCGAATGGCCAGATCGGCACTTTTGTATGCAATTCCGTAGAGAACAAGAAATACAATAAAATCGATGGCAAATGGAGAATGAGTAGGAAAAATAGAAAGCCAGCCTTCGCGAAAACCAAAAATATACATGGTAACTGCAAGCCCTTGCGAAACATACCGCGGTATCCCTAAACTTCCTCCAACTTCAAGTCCAAGCGATTGCGATATAATGGCGTATGCTCCTCCTGCGCCAATACGAATATTGGTTGTTATTGATGACATGGAAAGAGCAGTGGAAAGTGTAATTAAAAACGAAACAATAATAATAAGCCATGCTCCAAGCAGTCCTGCATTTCCGACTACCCAACCCAGCCTCAAATACATGATTACACCAAGTATGGTTAACAAGGTGGGAGTAAATACACCTCCAAAAGTTCCGAACTTTTTAATTTGCTGCGCTTCGTTCATTTTAAGATTGTGATACTCTAATTTAATGAATTTCAGCGTATAATTAAAGTGCTTGTATTTAGTTTAAAAGCATCTTTTTTAACTAAATACAAGCACCTACAAAATAGAATGTTTTTAACTGCAGTTTTATTACACTTACCTAAACCTTGTCGGGTTTGTACGAAAATACCTCGCCAATTGGCGTGTCGAAAACCTGTGCAATTTTAAAGGCCAGTTCGAGCGAAGGCGAATATTTACCTTTTTCGATGGCGACAATGGTTTGGCGTGAAACTCCAACCTTGTCGGCTAAATCCTTTTGGGTCATTTCGTCGGCATTAAAGCGTAGTTTCCTTATGTTGCTATGTATGTAGTTTTTACTCATTTTAAACTCCTCTTCGGTAATAATAAATTTGCGATCCGTTGTCAATTATTTCAGATAATAATCCACTAATCAGGAAGATCACAAAAATCCAAAATACAGGCATTCCAAAGGCCAGGGCAATTATTGATAGCATAAAACCTATCACAAAAATATAATGTGAATTGCGAAGGGCTTTTAGTTTTATCAGTTTGTCACGTTCATCCTCTATCGGAATTTCTTCGCCACGCGTTGCAATGGCATTAATGATGTGAAAAATGATATAGATAATAATTCGTGCTACAATTGAGATACCTATAAAAACCAGGAAGATAAATCCCCAGGCCTGAAAATCCTGCGTTAAATCAAATTCTCCGGCCATGTGTTTTTGGTAAACCAAAAGTGCAATAATTGCTGTTGTAAACAAACCGCTAAAAATGTTTACGATGTTTTCTTTTTCTCTGTACGACATAATTTAATTGTTTTCATGGTGAATACTGTTGTTAACTATATTTGATACAAAGTAAAATATATTTTACATCATGTCAAAATATTTTCACTTAAAAATGTCAAATATTTTTGACATCGCTCTGAATGTATTGAAAATTCAGGGATTCTGAAATCAAAAAAATGAAGACTGAAATAAATTATGTGATTGTATTTTTTGAGATTGAACTTCTAATTCGTGTATTGGCCTTGTTGTTTGCCATAAAGCTTTTTGAAGAACTTTTGGTAACCTGTTCTTTCGCAATTATTACAATTGTTTAATCATCTCGAATTGTTTGCCTTGCAATGGGATGGAATTGCGCTGCAAAAATTCATTCATTGAAATACAATCGGTTTCAGTATTGATAATTTTTATTGAATGATGCTGATTTTTCTTAATCGATTCGGAAAGTAAATTGGTGGCAATACCCAATTGACGGTATTTTTTATGAACTGCAATTTGCGTAATATCTCCCGATTTTGGTTCAAAAATACAATAGCCAACCAGTTGGTTTTTATGGAAAGTTCCCAAAAAAAGGAAATCGTTTATTTTTCGTTGAACTGCCTGCAAACTGTTTTGCCACGAAGGAGTAAAATCTAAAAAAGATGTTGCTTGATGAATGGCTTCCAAAGTGGTTGTTTGCATCGAAAATTCGGACGATAATTCAAGCGGCTGAATGTTAATTTGCTCTCGATCCTGAATATAATAATTGAATTCGCGACAAATCTCAAATCCCATTCTTTTGTACAATTCAACAGCCGTTTTATTGTGTTGCAACACTTCGAGCAAATATTGTTTTACTCCGGCTTTTTTAAGAACCGGTATTGAATGTAAAAAAACTTTTGAAGCCAGTCCCTGTCCGCGAAATTCTTTGATTGTTCCGGTTCCGGTGTCGTATGCTGTTTTTATTCCTTCGTGTTCGTCGATCCCATTAAAAGTAAACGAAATAATTTTGTTGTTTTTAAATGCAGCGAACGACAATTCAGGTACAAATCCACGCCTTTGCAGCATGGTTTGCAATTCGGTTTTATTCAGCTGCATTTCATAATCCTGAAAAGCTTCGTTAAATGCCTGGAAAAGTGTGTCGAAATTTATGTCTTTTAATGAATGTATTGTTTCCATGTTTAAATATCTGATGCTAAATACTGATGTTTTACCTTGTTTAGATTTTAGTAGAGACAACATAAAATGCTTTGGATTTTTTGCCCAGTAAAATGCTTTTCGAGATATGAAGGGCATTCTTTTGAAGCAGAATTTCAATGCTCTTTTGCGAAATTTTTTCTTTTGTGGCATCCGTTGATGGTTTGCCAAATGTTTTAATGTATCGCATCGCCAATTTCATCCTGCTAAAAAATCCGATGTCATATATCGAAAAAGAAGTAATGATAAGCAAACCTCCTTTTTTTAGTACGCGTTTGCTTTCCTGGATTACTTTTTCTGCATTTCCGATTACGTGAATCAGGTTGCCCATAAAAACGGTATCAAAACTTTCATCCTCAAATTCCAGTTTCATGGCATTGGCTTGTGCAAATTCAACATTTTTCAGTTGTGCTCGTTTTTGTTTTGCCATTGCAATCATCTCTTCCGAATAGTCTGTGGCAATCACTTTTTGTGCTCTGTTTTGCAATGCTTCGGTAAATAAGCCTGTACCACACCCCAATTCCAAAACACGCCCAAGATTTTGTTCTTTTAGTACTTCCTGTGCTGTTAACGAAAGTATTTCTTTACCTACTACCGCCTGCTGTTTTTCTTCAAAGTCGTTGGCGAACCGGCTCCAGTAAATTTCTTTGTCTTGTGGTTTCATAATTGGTTTTAATTGTAGTAGTTGTTTTGTATTGGAAACACAATCCGTGTTTCACGATAGATACTATAAGGTCGTCTGGATTGATGAAAAACCAGCTTTGTTTTGTTGAATCTTTATTGGTTTTTGCATATAAAGTTAATAGTTTCTAAAAAACTACTGATTAATTGTAAGTTGTGTGTAATTCGGTTTAAGTTTAATCGCAATACCCGATGCTCCAATACGCTCTGAAAAATAATTAGGACCACTCCAGCTAAAATGGATGATAGCATCGGCTCCCAGTTTTGCAGCTTTCCTTTTAAGGTGTTCAATAAGTTCATCGTGGTTACCTGAAATTTCGGTCCCAACCATGCTGATTATTTCGTAATCCTGATTGACTGATTTGTTATAAATAACGATCTCTTCGGGATTGGTTTTTGTGTATTCACTGTGTTTTGCCTGCGGGTAGTTTGCATTGTAGCAACTTGTTAACAAACATAGCGACAGCAGTAGAAAAATTATTATTGTTTTCATGACTTTGTTGTTTTTGGCTTTTTTTCTACTGTTTAGTTCGCATCAACTCGTATTATAACGTGTCCTTTTTTATGACCGGTGTCGACATAAGTATGTGCTTCAACCATTTGATGAAATGAGTATTGTTTGTCAATCACCGTTTTTAGTTTCCCTGCTTCGATCAGATTTTTTAAATAATTCAGATTTTCCACCGTGTAGCTTGCTACTCCTCCAATCACTTTTTTGTTGCTGGTAAGTGAAGCTTTTATGCCTTCTAACATTCTGGATAGTTCCAGATGAACAGCAGATAAATACTGGCCATTGTCGTTCAGTGCTTCCAAACATTCCTGAATAGAACTTTTCCCAACGGTATCAAAAATTACGTCATATTTGTCGTTGTACATCGAAATGCTCTCGCACGTATAATCAATAACTCTATCGGCACCAATCGATTTAATCATGTCGATACCAGAGGTGCTGCACACTCCTGTTACCTGCGCGCCCATCGATTTGGCAATTTGAACCGCAAAAGTACCAATGCCACCGGCTGCACCATGAATAAGAATTTTTTGCCCGGGCTGAACTTTCCCTTTTTTCAGGAAGTACAATGCTGCAAGCCCACAATGTGGAACAGCTGCGGCCTCTTCAAAACTCATGTTCGAAGGTTTATGCGTCATTTCTGCGGTTTCGGCCAGACAAATGTATTCTGCATGTGCACCAAAATTGGCTCCTGCCGAGGCAAAAACTTCATCGCCAACTTTAAAACGAGTCACGCTAGTCCCGGTTTTTTCAACTGTTCCGGCCAGTTCAACACCAAGAATTTTTTTTCGTGGCCCTTTAAAACCCATTGCTAGTTTTACCGGAAAATTAAATATCGAAGGAAACACAGCTCCACGAATCCGTGCATCGGCACCATTTACTGTTGTTGCATGAATTTTAATTAAAACTTCGTTGTTTTTTGGTACGGGTTTATCCACTTCCACCATTTTTAGAACTTCCGGTGTTCCATATTTTGTACAAATTATTGCTTTCATGACTCTTTGGTTTTTGAAGGAATGAATGGAGTAATGAGCAGGCCGGTGGCGATTCCGATCATCAGCGACGCCACAAACCAGAGTGCAGAAGTTTTTAAAAGGATAAATCCAACTCCCAAACCGATGAGTGTTGTGCCTCCAATTATGAGAGAATTTGTGTCAATCCGTTTTTTGTTTGTTTTCATGATTTTGTTTTCTGAGCTTATAATTTACTGAAAAAGTTTTACTAAGTGTTTATTATTCTTTGTGTTATACCTTAGAAAGAGTAACCAATGGTTAGACCAAAATCCAAACCGGAGGAATTCTTGTACATTTTAGCCCACGAATTTCCGTCTTCCGGCACGGAATCCTGCCATTTAAATTCAGCTCCAATTGGCGGACCATAACCCAACCAATAACTCATTGTAAATCCCGATTCCCACACATACGTTTGTCCCAGGCCAACACCGGTAAAAAAAGCATCGTATTTAAAGTT contains:
- a CDS encoding NAD(P)-dependent alcohol dehydrogenase — translated: MKAIICTKYGTPEVLKMVEVDKPVPKNNEVLIKIHATTVNGADARIRGAVFPSIFNFPVKLAMGFKGPRKKILGVELAGTVEKTGTSVTRFKVGDEVFASAGANFGAHAEYICLAETAEMTHKPSNMSFEEAAAVPHCGLAALYFLKKGKVQPGQKILIHGAAGGIGTFAVQIAKSMGAQVTGVCSTSGIDMIKSIGADRVIDYTCESISMYNDKYDVIFDTVGKSSIQECLEALNDNGQYLSAVHLELSRMLEGIKASLTSNKKVIGGVASYTVENLNYLKNLIEAGKLKTVIDKQYSFHQMVEAHTYVDTGHKKGHVIIRVDAN